The genomic interval GCCTGGTTAAGAGACGTGGTCAGCGGCCTACAGTGGTTCATTTCTGCTGCCAGTCAGGGGACTTGAACCTGTGTTCTTGCCATAATCATTACTAAATGATTCTTACTAACCACAGATTCCCTGAAAGAATATtctcaacattttaaaactttcttACATACATATGACAAATTTACATAATTGTTATAGCTCAAATACAATTATTTTCAATTCTTAATGATGAGAACCACAGGAATTGAGTGGTGGGTTCATTGTTATGAATAGTGGCAACCCCATTACTCACTTTGCAAAGTCTGGGGAAGGACAGTGAAATCAGAGTTTTTCTGCAGCTCCAGTGTTGTGAAATCCTCTGTTCCCAGTGATGGTTGCCCTGATGCAGAAAGTGGTTGTTTTCCTGCGTCACTTGTGGTTTTTCTAGTACTTGTAAGTGCCAAAGTGCTTTCATTCACTGGAGTTACATTGTCTGTGGGAATCTCCAAAGCAGTGAGAGATGTTTTAGCATCCTGCTGTTGAAAACCCTGAGTTTCACTGCTTTCATGAGAATGCTGATGGACATTGCTGCTACAATGACTTTCCTCTACTTTCCGTTTTTTCTTCCCACTAGCTCCAAAGCTTtcactttgtctttgttttctcttctttggGACAGAGTCCAACTCAAAAGGTATCTGAATGTCGCTATCAACAGACAGATTGGGCAAAATACACTTTTTGTGGCTAGTTGTAGTGAAATAGTCCTCAAATGCATCATTGTCCCCATCAATAGAATTGGAGGCAGCACTTTTAGATCCACTGGACAACGTAAAAGATTGCATCAAGGCGGGAAGTGACATTCTGGGCCTTTtaggtgttttctgtttaatgtcCTTTGACAGCGACATTTCCTCTGACATTTTAGCAGCAGCATCAACTGACATGGCTAATGATGACAAGCAACTTAAAGAATTCACAGCATTAGGATGAACACAGCTTTTGGTGTCAGTGAAGGATTTCGAAGCTATTACTGTTTGTTTTGCCTTTTCGGATTTATCAGGCAACAGTCCAGATGATTTTGTTTGTGACTGCCGTTTTTCTTGATGAAAATTCTTGGTTTTATCAGATCTGTGCTGGACAGGACTCTGTAAAAAGTCTCCAGATTTGGGTTTCTTTGTCAGCTGTTTTCTGACTGAAgttatttttaactttgcttgtttattcccttcttcatcctctttgGCCATAAAGTCTAAACATTCTCGAACAGCTGAAATCCGTTTTGGTACATCACGGCAAGGTGAGAGCCAGGGCTTCACAGAGTCTTGTTCAAGATGGCCAGGTTGTCCAACATCAAGGTGCGATCTTAAGTCTTCTTTATCAGGTGAGCAACCAAATTCAGCAACATCAGCACTGGAATCTTCAACATCTGACTGGCCATCTACTGTATGttagaaaggaaaaaataaaatcacaatccAAAATTTAAAGCTTAGCAGCATCTTCAAATCAGAGAAGCATTTGTCAGTAATTGTTTATGTACTGTGTTGTTTCACAGCATGTTTATAAGAAATTAGCGCGCCCTGACACCCTCACTGTAAGCCCAAAGGTAGCAGCTCACTGCTCACACATCTAGACTGCACACTAAACACCCACTGAGACTGTAGGGGAaataaaggtgaaaaaaaagctgttttctgtgAGCTGTGATGTTAATGTTTGATTATTACTATGACAAAGTCCCTGCCAAACCAAGATAATTGCTACTAGTGTATCTTAAAGGGAAAATATTACAAGAATTTCTATTTGCAATGCACAGTGATATCCATTTTTCAATTctatataaagattttttttttttagagaaagCTGATTGTGGTACAAAcctcaagaaaagaaaaaaattattgtaCTGGATTACAGACCACTTGGTTAGATAGACACGAAGAAGCTAATCTGATTTGGGAATGATAAAGTAAGCTACAATTTTCCTACGATCAATACCTATAACACCCAGTTTTCTTACACTTAAATTTGAAGACAGTTGGTGTGCTCCCAAGAGAAGGCTTCAGCTCAGTTGGTGAGCAGGATTCAGCCATCTGTGTAGCTGAAAGGCAGTGACATTTGAATCAATCTTCCGTCATTCCAAAGGTACAGaaatgttttaagtttttgtcaATTCAACATATACTGTACAGTTGCAGCTGCTCATACCTGTCGGTGAAAGGCTTTCCCGTTTGTCTTTCATGTCTTTCAAACGCTGCGCCATGTATTCAGACCTTTTCAAACCAGGGCTATAGATTATTCCACTCTTCTCATCAATAATAATGGGTGACACATCTGAAACTGAGAATAGGAGTAAGTGTTAAATGGATAATTACATCTAATTACATCTATGCAATGCTGTTAAAACATCTTACCCAGAGGCTCTTTTGAAGGCAAGTCTTTCATCAACTTCTCCAATTTTTTCTTCATACGCCAATCATTTTTAGTTGTCTTCTCTGGAGAATCTTTAGGCAACATACAACGATGCTACATAGATCAAACACAAAAATGGATGTCAGGAACAGGAACACAGGTAAAAAGTGTAGTTAAGTTCTTACATAGCTTAGCAAAGCTAAACAGTGTACAAACCACTCGTGCAACTccataataatataaaataataataaaaaaaagaggtaaaCGTGTGCTTGCTGTGAAAATTCTTAATAAAAGGTCTTAATTATTATGCTACAGCAGGGAAAAGATTGAACACAACACAGGAGTCTGTAGAAGTCTACTAGGACCAAGTGCATGGACAGTGTGTGCCTGAAAACAGTTTGTAGTCAAAACTAACTTTCACCTCAATAAAACTGGAGCTAGAGTCAGGCAGACTATAGCCTAAACCAAGagttttcaaacatttaaaggcCAGGGACACCTTACAAGGGAGAAAACTTTCCACGGACCCCCCATCATAAACCTGACACCAATCAAACATATTTACTGGCATTTGAACTACTATTTGATAGGGACTAttatatttattctattctattctacagtcatttagcagacgcttttatccaaagcgacttacatttgagaggaagaacaacacaagcatgaattcaaacaagatgggacgtcataattaagtgatagtcagaccgcttttgagtccagttggacccaggtgctgtcatgtagtgctagtgcagtgcatataattttttttttttttttttttttttttttagtcattttatttaaatacaggatcacgatttcatcacacaatatcaagtaggtcataagtgcatgatttcatcacataatatcaacttgggcataagtgcatgatttcatcacacaatatcatcttgggcataagtgcacacagcttcttcagtacttggttgagccaaaaagctggacaaatctttctgactcatttagttaagctaaatgtggaaatgctccttaaacaactgagtctttagcttggtcttaaaagtggatacggactctgcggatcggatggagtttggtagatcgttccaccaccggggaacaacagaggagaagagtctagctactgattttgcgccacgttgtggtgggagcactaggcgtctttcactggtagagcgtaagtttcgagagggagtgtagctctggattaaggagtgaaggtagaccggagccgtttgggttattgttttgtaagccagaagcagagctttgaatttgatgcgtgctgcaactggaagccagtgaagagcaattagcagcggagtgacatgagctcttttgggctggttgaagaccagacgtgctgctgcgttctggatcatctgcagaggtttaactgagcatgcaggcaggccagtcagtaaggagttgcagtagtcaatgcgtgaaatgaccagagcctggaccaggagctgggtcgtgtgttcagtcaggtagggtctgatcctcctgatgttgtagagagcaaatcggcaagaccgggaaaccgaggcaacatggtccttaaaggtcagctggttgtctaccatgacaccaagattcctggtagaagatgtaggcactagtgtgattgagtcaagctgcacacttatctgtggcggtaaagaaggactggctgggaagacaataagctcagtcttggacagatttagctgaaggtggcgatccttcatccatgcagagatatcagcaaggcatgctgatattcgcattgagacggttgtgtcatcaggtgggaaagaaaggaaaagctgagtgtcatctgcatagcagtggtaggagaaaccatgagagctaatgactgcaccgagtgaggaggtgtatagggaaaagagaagagggccgagcaccgagccctgaggcacccctgttgtcagcccatgtgatctggacacgccccctcgccaagatactttgaatgatctccctgtgaggtaggatgtaaaccacgagaggacagatcctgagatgccaagctctaagagtttggagaacagtatatgatggttgacagtgtcaaaggcagccgacaggtccagcagtataaggactgaggattgaccagtggatctggcaagccgtagggaatcagtaactgacaggagagcagtttcagtagagtgaccttgcctatatccagattgatatggatctaacaggttgttgtcttggaggaaccgtgagacctgactgaagacggcacgctctagtaatttagacatgaatggaagcagtgagaccggccggtagttttcaacctgggctgggttgagtgtgggtttcttcagcagtggggtaacccgagcttgcttgaaggcagaaggaaagacaccggacttaagagaggagttgataatatgagttactgcagatttgactgtaggtaaaatgctctgcaggatgtcagagggaacaggatcaagaggacaggttgtgggttttgagctgactagaagtttagagacttcgtcctcatttagagagcggaaggagcataGTGAGgtaccagtagctggtttggtaaggctgagttggtcaggctcagtgaattggttactgatggtagcaaccttttcagtgaagtaggaagcaaacatttctgcagtcagcacagtgggaggctgagcaggtggtggagatagaagagagttaaacgccatgaacagttgtcgtgtgttgggagcattgcggatcttgttctgataaaaggctatcttggccgcctttaggctggatgtgaaagttacaagtttttgctggtactcagacaagtcagtgtgcacACTGTCATAAGtcatattttaaactgtttaacttaatacaacaatttaaaatgacCTCATACAAATTGCATTTGAGTACTTTAAACAGGGtaaatttttaactaaattaaaatttgaTCTCACTACATTTGTCATTGTCATGTAACAGATCTTAAGTTTCAGGAAAAGGAACAGTAGCAGGACTGGCAAAATCCTAATGAATCCAgttcaaaaagtaaaaacattgtaaagtcaAGTGATTCAACTTTAAGATCATGGCATTATTACCCCATTTGAAAAATATAGGCAAAAACCGTCACTTGTTAAAATGaatggatttaaaaatatatccaTTGTGTCACACAGCCCTCCCCCACCACGAGAAATTGCTTTTGTTGAAATGAACAGCCAAACAGTTCAAATTTCAGTTAAAATTTAATTCAACATGTTGACTTTCAGATCTTGTTTTTGAATGCAGGATGATAATGAAAATAGAGGAAATTTACTCTACGTGTGGCcgactgaacaaactgaaatGCAAATTGCAGAATTTTGAAAACTGCCTTTAGTGGGAGCTCCTTTAAGGTGGAAGACTTCCCATCCAACCGAGCCTGAAATGGAGATACATTTGCTGGAGGAACATAGTGGTCCTGAATATTTTGGCTCCACACAATAGACTCTAACTGTCCAAAGCCAGAGTTTTTGGAGTCATACCAATGGACCATCAGGAGAAGACGAGGATGTCTCTAAGTAGACACATTATGTATAATGTTAATATGGCACCCCTAAAAACTAAAAGATTATCATGGGGATATAATGTACACTCTTATGTAAAATTAAGCACAAAcagcatttgtttaaaaatgagcATATTTCACAGACTGATTCTGCAGAAAACCCCAAGAATTAATTTGTAAGGACTAACACTGGTCTATATTATCACACAACAGTCATATGATTTTAATTATGTACAAACAATGCGTGGTAATCTGATTCTACtcactttcctgttcttcatAACAGGATTGCTTTCATCATTTAAGGCTGGAAATAAATCTTCATCCACACGT from Melanotaenia boesemani isolate fMelBoe1 chromosome 16, fMelBoe1.pri, whole genome shotgun sequence carries:
- the mcph1 gene encoding microcephalin isoform X1, whose product is MATSNNSSVLKDVVAFVDVWSSDKRANYSQTFIQQLQEMGAQVSKRFNKQVTHVVFSNGHPTTWRNAKKSDVRLVSVLWVRRCYEDGVRVDEDLFPALNDESNPVMKNRKHRCMLPKDSPEKTTKNDWRMKKKLEKLMKDLPSKEPLVSDVSPIIIDEKSGIIYSPGLKRSEYMAQRLKDMKDKRESLSPTATQMAESCSPTELKPSLGSTPTVFKFKLDGQSDVEDSSADVAEFGCSPDKEDLRSHLDVGQPGHLEQDSVKPWLSPCRDVPKRISAVRECLDFMAKEDEEGNKQAKLKITSVRKQLTKKPKSGDFLQSPVQHRSDKTKNFHQEKRQSQTKSSGLLPDKSEKAKQTVIASKSFTDTKSCVHPNAVNSLSCLSSLAMSVDAAAKMSEEMSLSKDIKQKTPKRPRMSLPALMQSFTLSSGSKSAASNSIDGDNDAFEDYFTTTSHKKCILPNLSVDSDIQIPFELDSVPKKRKQRQSESFGASGKKKRKVEESHCSSNVHQHSHESSETQGFQQQDAKTSLTALEIPTDNVTPVNESTLALTSTRKTTSDAGKQPLSASGQPSLGTEDFTTLELQKNSDFTVLPQTLQSGEKECTVAAGCTEILSETEQNHNKKASVTIQTMVNKTKTMRTLVMTSMPTEKQNTVVQVVKALGGFSIVDQVCESTTHVVSGGHRRTLNILLGIARGCWILSFEWILWCLEQRQWIPEEPYELSEQFPAAQICRLQRHLSAGEHQQDLFQGQPAMFVSQHSQPPTQSLVELIELCGGTVCKTVRQAGICIGKYNGRRPEGSRILSEQWILDSISNLKISSYDNYDLE
- the mcph1 gene encoding microcephalin isoform X2 is translated as MATSNNSSVLKDVVAFVDVWSSDKRANYSQTFIQQLQEMGAQVSKRFNKQVTHVVFSNGHPTTWRNAKKSDVRLVSVLWVRRCYEDGVRVDEDLFPALNDESNPVMKNRKHRCMLPKDSPEKTTKNDWRMKKKLEKLMKDLPSKEPLVSDVSPIIIDEKSGIIYSPGLKRSEYMAQRLKDMKDKRESLSPTATQMAESCSPTELKPSLGSTPTVFKFKLDGQSDVEDSSADVAEFGCSPDKEDLRSHLDVGQPGHLEQDSVKPWLSPCRDVPKRISAVRECLDFMAKEDEEGNKQAKLKITSVRKQLTKKPKSGDFLQSPVQHRSDKTKNFHQEKRQSQTKSSGLLPDKSEKAKQTVIASKSFTDTKSCVHPNAVNSLSCLSSLAMSVDAAAKMSEEMSLSKDIKQKTPKRPRMSLPALMQSFTLSSGSKSAASNSIDGDNDAFEDYFTTTSHKKCILPNLSVDSDIQIPFELDSVPKKRKQRQSESFGASGKKKRKVEESHCSSNVHQHSHESSETQGFQQQDAKTSLTALEIPTDNVTPVNESTLALTSTRKTTSDAGKQPLSASGQPSLGTEDFTTLELQKNSDFTVLPQTLQSGEKECTVAAGCTEILSETEQNHNKKASVTIQTMVNKTKTMRTLVMTSMPTERTLNILLGIARGCWILSFEWILWCLEQRQWIPEEPYELSEQFPAAQICRLQRHLSAGEHQQDLFQGQPAMFVSQHSQPPTQSLVELIELCGGTVCKTVRQAGICIGKYNGRRPEGSRILSEQWILDSISNLKISSYDNYDLE